One stretch of Macaca nemestrina isolate mMacNem1 chromosome 17, mMacNem.hap1, whole genome shotgun sequence DNA includes these proteins:
- the LOC139359464 gene encoding golgin subfamily A member 6-like protein 26 isoform X2, translating to MWPQPHRPTHPMMSKETQPIKLAKAKEKLRDYHPQANPSVGTGASDTKTKNINNGANPETTTSGGCHSPEDEKKASHQHQEALRRELEAQVHTIRILTCEKTELQTALYYSQRAVQQLEGECRHLVGRLHDSWNFARHLEWDLSAVATQKKKANRYIEELTKERDALSLELYRNTITDDELKEKNAELQEKLRLVESEKSEIQLNVKELERKLEKAKLLLPQQLQEEADHLGKDLQSVSAKLQAQVEENKLWNRLYQQQEEKMWRQEEKIQEQEEKIREQEEKRQEQEKEMWKQEEKIKEQEEKIREQEEKRRKQEEKMWRQEEKIREQEEKIHEQEEKTQEQEKKRQEQEKKMWRQEKMHEQEEKIREQEKRRQEQEENIWRQEEKIREQEEKMHDQEEKIREQEKKMHKQEEKIPEQKKKRQEQEKKMWRQEKKIREQEEKMHNQEEKIWEQEEKMHEQEKIHEQEETIREQEEKMHRQEEKIREQEKKRQEQEEKMWRQEEKMWRQEEKIRKQEEKIHKQEEKIREQEEKMHEQEEKIQEQKKKIQEQEKKRQEQEEKIWRQEEKMHEQEEKTQEKEEKRREQEEKMWEQAEKIWRQEVKMHEQEEKIQEQEEKIREQEEKIREQEMWRQEEKIQEQKENMHNQEEKIREQEDKIHKQEENIWEQEKKRQEQEEKMRRQEEKLREQEEKIWRQEEKIREQKEIIQEQDEVMREQEEKMCEQEEKLGKKEDMLWEQEEKMCEQEEKLGEKEDMLREQEEKLWEQQKKMWEQEEKMWRQEKKLGEQEEKMWRQEEMMREQEKKMWEQEEKMWKQEEMIREKEQKIREQEEKMREQETRLWQQEEKMQKQEEHLEAAIYRAHDKKAKTINM from the exons ATGTGGCCCCAACCCCACCGCCCTACCCATCCCATGATGTCCAAAGAGACCCAACCGATCAAATTGGCCAAGGCCAAGGAAAAG TTGAGAGACTACCATCCCCAGGCCAACCCTAGTGTTGGTACAGGAGCAAGCGACACCAAAACGAAGAACATAAATAATGGTGCTAACCCTGAGACAACCACGTCTGGAGGTTGCCACTCACCTGAGGAT GAAAAGAAGGCAAGCCACCAACATCAGGAAGCCCTAAGGAGGGAGCTAGAG GCCCAGGTTCATACCATACGAATCCTTACATGTGAGAAAACTGAGCTTCAGACGGCACTCTATTACAGCCAGCGTGCTGTCCAGCAGTTGGAAG GAGAGTGCAGGCATCTGGTCGGCCGCCTGCATGATTCATGGAATTTTGCAAGACATTTAGAGTGGGATCTCTCTGCTGTTGCTACACAGAAGAAGAAGGCTAACAGG TACATCGAGGAGTTAACAAAGGAGAGGGATGCCCTGAGTCTGGAACTGTACAGGAACAC CATAACCGATGATGAGCTGAAGGAGAAAAATGCCGAACTACAAGAAAAACTTCGacttgtagaatctgagaagtcTGAGATCCAGCTCAATGTAAAGGAGCTAGAAAGGAAGCTGGAGAAGGCCAAGCTCCTGCTGCCACAG cagctgcaggaggAGGCTGACCACCTGGGTAAGGACCTGCAGAGTGTGTCCGCGAAGCTCCAAGCCCAGGTGGAAGAGAACAAGTTGTGGAACCGCCTGTACCAGCAACAGGAAgagaagatgtggaggcaggaagagaagatacaggagcaggaagagaagatacgggagcaggaggagaagaggcaagagcaggagaaggagatgtggaagcaggaggagaagataaaggagcaggaggagaagatacgggagcaggaagagaagaggcggaagcaggaggagaagatgtggaggcaggaggagaagatacgggagcaggaggagaagatacatgagcaggaggagaagacacaggagcaggagaagaagaggcaggagcaggagaagaagatgtggaggcaggagaagatgcatgagcaggaggagaagatacgggagcaggagaagaggaggcaggagcaggaagagaacaTTTGGAGGCAagaggagaagatacgggagcaggaggagaagatgcatgatcaggaggagaagataagggagcaggagaagaagatgcacaagcaggaggagaagataccagagcagaagaagaagaggcaagagcaggagaagaagatgtggaggcaggagaagaagatacgggagcaggaggagaagatgcacaatcaggaggagaagatatgggagcaggaggagaagatgcatgAGCAGGAGAAGATACATGAGCAGGAGGAGACCAtaagggagcaggaggagaagatgcacaggcaggaagagaagatacgggagcaggagaagaagaggcaggagcaggaggagaagatgtggaggcaggaggagaagatgtggaggcaggaggagaagataaggaagcaggaggagaagatacacaagcaggaggagaagatacgggagcaggaggagaagatgcacgagcaggaggagaagatacaggagcagaagaagaagatacaagagcaggagaagaagaggcaggagcaggaggagaagatttggaggcaggaggagaagatgcatgagcaggaggagaagacacaggagaaggaggagaagaggcggGAGCAGGAAGAGAAGATGTGGGAGCAGGCGGAGAAGATTTGGAGGCAGGAGGTGAAGATgcatgagcaggaggagaagatacaggagcaggaagagaagatacgggagcaggaggagaagatacgggagcaggagatgtggaggcaggaggagaagatacaggAGCAGAAGGAGAATATGCACAAtcaggaggagaagatacgggagcaggagGATAAGATACACAAGCAGGAGGAGAATATATgggagcaggagaagaagaggcaggagcaggaggagaagatgcggaGGCAAGAGGAGAAGctacgggagcaggaggagaagatatggaggcaggaggagaagatacgggagcagAAGGAGATAATACAGGAGCAGGATGAGGTGatgcgggagcaggaggagaagatgtgtgagcaggaggagaagctggggaagaaggaggatatgctgtgggagcaggaggagaagatgtgtgagcaggaggagaagctgGGGGAGAAGGAGGATATGCTGCGGGAGCAGGAAGAAAAGCTGTGGGAGCAGCAGAAGAAGAtgtgggagcaggaggaaaagatgtggaggcaagagaagaagctaggggagcaggaggagaagatgtggaggcaggaggagatgatgcgggagcaggagaagaagatgtgggagcaggaggagaagatgtggaAGCAGGAGGAGATGATACGGGAGAAGGAGCAAAAGATacgtgagcaggaggagaagatgcgggAGCAGGAAACGAGGCTGTggcagcaggaggagaagatgcagaagcaggag GAGCACCTGGAAGCTGCCATCTACCGAGCACATGACAAGAAGGCAAAAACAATAAACATGTAA
- the LOC139359464 gene encoding golgin subfamily A member 6-like protein 26 isoform X1, with translation MWPQPHRPTHPMMSKETQPIKLAKAKEKLRDYHPQANPSVGTGASDTKTKNINNGANPETTTSGGCHSPEDKQQNRAQLEEEKKASHQHQEALRRELEAQVHTIRILTCEKTELQTALYYSQRAVQQLEGECRHLVGRLHDSWNFARHLEWDLSAVATQKKKANRYIEELTKERDALSLELYRNTITDDELKEKNAELQEKLRLVESEKSEIQLNVKELERKLEKAKLLLPQQLQEEADHLGKDLQSVSAKLQAQVEENKLWNRLYQQQEEKMWRQEEKIQEQEEKIREQEEKRQEQEKEMWKQEEKIKEQEEKIREQEEKRRKQEEKMWRQEEKIREQEEKIHEQEEKTQEQEKKRQEQEKKMWRQEKMHEQEEKIREQEKRRQEQEENIWRQEEKIREQEEKMHDQEEKIREQEKKMHKQEEKIPEQKKKRQEQEKKMWRQEKKIREQEEKMHNQEEKIWEQEEKMHEQEKIHEQEETIREQEEKMHRQEEKIREQEKKRQEQEEKMWRQEEKMWRQEEKIRKQEEKIHKQEEKIREQEEKMHEQEEKIQEQKKKIQEQEKKRQEQEEKIWRQEEKMHEQEEKTQEKEEKRREQEEKMWEQAEKIWRQEVKMHEQEEKIQEQEEKIREQEEKIREQEMWRQEEKIQEQKENMHNQEEKIREQEDKIHKQEENIWEQEKKRQEQEEKMRRQEEKLREQEEKIWRQEEKIREQKEIIQEQDEVMREQEEKMCEQEEKLGKKEDMLWEQEEKMCEQEEKLGEKEDMLREQEEKLWEQQKKMWEQEEKMWRQEKKLGEQEEKMWRQEEMMREQEKKMWEQEEKMWKQEEMIREKEQKIREQEEKMREQETRLWQQEEKMQKQEEHLEAAIYRAHDKKAKTINM, from the exons ATGTGGCCCCAACCCCACCGCCCTACCCATCCCATGATGTCCAAAGAGACCCAACCGATCAAATTGGCCAAGGCCAAGGAAAAG TTGAGAGACTACCATCCCCAGGCCAACCCTAGTGTTGGTACAGGAGCAAGCGACACCAAAACGAAGAACATAAATAATGGTGCTAACCCTGAGACAACCACGTCTGGAGGTTGCCACTCACCTGAGGAT AAACAACAGAACCGAGCCCAGCTAGAAGAA GAAAAGAAGGCAAGCCACCAACATCAGGAAGCCCTAAGGAGGGAGCTAGAG GCCCAGGTTCATACCATACGAATCCTTACATGTGAGAAAACTGAGCTTCAGACGGCACTCTATTACAGCCAGCGTGCTGTCCAGCAGTTGGAAG GAGAGTGCAGGCATCTGGTCGGCCGCCTGCATGATTCATGGAATTTTGCAAGACATTTAGAGTGGGATCTCTCTGCTGTTGCTACACAGAAGAAGAAGGCTAACAGG TACATCGAGGAGTTAACAAAGGAGAGGGATGCCCTGAGTCTGGAACTGTACAGGAACAC CATAACCGATGATGAGCTGAAGGAGAAAAATGCCGAACTACAAGAAAAACTTCGacttgtagaatctgagaagtcTGAGATCCAGCTCAATGTAAAGGAGCTAGAAAGGAAGCTGGAGAAGGCCAAGCTCCTGCTGCCACAG cagctgcaggaggAGGCTGACCACCTGGGTAAGGACCTGCAGAGTGTGTCCGCGAAGCTCCAAGCCCAGGTGGAAGAGAACAAGTTGTGGAACCGCCTGTACCAGCAACAGGAAgagaagatgtggaggcaggaagagaagatacaggagcaggaagagaagatacgggagcaggaggagaagaggcaagagcaggagaaggagatgtggaagcaggaggagaagataaaggagcaggaggagaagatacgggagcaggaagagaagaggcggaagcaggaggagaagatgtggaggcaggaggagaagatacgggagcaggaggagaagatacatgagcaggaggagaagacacaggagcaggagaagaagaggcaggagcaggagaagaagatgtggaggcaggagaagatgcatgagcaggaggagaagatacgggagcaggagaagaggaggcaggagcaggaagagaacaTTTGGAGGCAagaggagaagatacgggagcaggaggagaagatgcatgatcaggaggagaagataagggagcaggagaagaagatgcacaagcaggaggagaagataccagagcagaagaagaagaggcaagagcaggagaagaagatgtggaggcaggagaagaagatacgggagcaggaggagaagatgcacaatcaggaggagaagatatgggagcaggaggagaagatgcatgAGCAGGAGAAGATACATGAGCAGGAGGAGACCAtaagggagcaggaggagaagatgcacaggcaggaagagaagatacgggagcaggagaagaagaggcaggagcaggaggagaagatgtggaggcaggaggagaagatgtggaggcaggaggagaagataaggaagcaggaggagaagatacacaagcaggaggagaagatacgggagcaggaggagaagatgcacgagcaggaggagaagatacaggagcagaagaagaagatacaagagcaggagaagaagaggcaggagcaggaggagaagatttggaggcaggaggagaagatgcatgagcaggaggagaagacacaggagaaggaggagaagaggcggGAGCAGGAAGAGAAGATGTGGGAGCAGGCGGAGAAGATTTGGAGGCAGGAGGTGAAGATgcatgagcaggaggagaagatacaggagcaggaagagaagatacgggagcaggaggagaagatacgggagcaggagatgtggaggcaggaggagaagatacaggAGCAGAAGGAGAATATGCACAAtcaggaggagaagatacgggagcaggagGATAAGATACACAAGCAGGAGGAGAATATATgggagcaggagaagaagaggcaggagcaggaggagaagatgcggaGGCAAGAGGAGAAGctacgggagcaggaggagaagatatggaggcaggaggagaagatacgggagcagAAGGAGATAATACAGGAGCAGGATGAGGTGatgcgggagcaggaggagaagatgtgtgagcaggaggagaagctggggaagaaggaggatatgctgtgggagcaggaggagaagatgtgtgagcaggaggagaagctgGGGGAGAAGGAGGATATGCTGCGGGAGCAGGAAGAAAAGCTGTGGGAGCAGCAGAAGAAGAtgtgggagcaggaggaaaagatgtggaggcaagagaagaagctaggggagcaggaggagaagatgtggaggcaggaggagatgatgcgggagcaggagaagaagatgtgggagcaggaggagaagatgtggaAGCAGGAGGAGATGATACGGGAGAAGGAGCAAAAGATacgtgagcaggaggagaagatgcgggAGCAGGAAACGAGGCTGTggcagcaggaggagaagatgcagaagcaggag GAGCACCTGGAAGCTGCCATCTACCGAGCACATGACAAGAAGGCAAAAACAATAAACATGTAA